CCAAGCATTGAATAAAGCAGAATTACTGGCAGAAGAAAAATGGCATATAGTGAATATTCTATATGATCTTAATCCTTATCTTGAAGAATTGGTTACTATTGTACAAGAAGCACAAACACTGCTGTTAGAATGTCAAAAAGAAATAGATGTAATTTTAGATGAATTCTACAAGTATTGGAGTAATAAATTTCTTTCTACCAATGTATATGATTATATAAAGGAAGCGACCGGTTCTGAATTTAATAAGGATCAGCAATATGCAGTTATCTTACCGTCACTTACAATGTGTAATGGAATTGGTTTTTATTCAGAGGATAAGAATCCAGAGGGTGACACAATTTATATCGGTGTTTTATATGGCGAGAATTTTCACCCGGGAATGAAAAAAGAAAAGGATATTTTTCTATCCCAATATCTGAAGCTGCTAAGTGATAAAAGTAAATTTGATATTCTTATGAATATTAAAGATAAAAAGGTTTACGGAGCGGAGCTTGCAAAATTACTAAATCTTTCAACACCTACTATATCCTATCACATGACTGCTTTGTTAAATGCAGGGCTTGTTAATATTGAAAGAGAGAATAAAAGAATTTACTATTTTATGAACAAAGAGAAAATGGCTGAGTTTATTAAAACTATGGAAAGTTTGTTCCTTTAGTACAAAGGTTTGACAGGTATAGCCTGTTTTACTTATAAAATTAACTTACAGGAGGTATCACATGTATCAATTTCCAAAAGATTTATATACCGATGTTCGAATTGAAACGGTATCAAACACTAATATAACCTTGGAAAATTATCAGGTTACCCAGAATAAGGCTAAGACAGATATTGGTGCTATGATTCGCATTTATGACGGTAGTAGATGGTATTACAGTGCAACGACAGATGTAGCAAATATCCAGCAGGAAATAGACGCACTGGCTAAAATGGCAGAGCCAAACACAGAGGTATATAATACACCTGTGGTAAAACGGCTAGAAGTCAATGTGGAAAAAGCTTTCACATATGAAGACACAGATGTGACAAAGATTGATAACCAGATTAAGCTGGAACTTTTGCAGTCTTACATACCGGTCCTAAAGGAATATGAACAGCTTAAGATGACTAGGATGTATTACTTGGATAAGCATATTGTAAAGCATATCGTATCCAGTAAAGGTACCGATGTAACCTTTGACACTCAGACTTGTAATATTGCAATCCGTTATACGGTGCAAATGAAAGATGTACCACATCAAGGGTCTGAAAACCTGTCCGGTTTAAGAATTGAAGATCTTTACAATAAGCAGTCAAAGGTTAAAAAGACCGTGGAGCAGGATATCGCTTTCTGTCAGAATGCCGTACCGGTAGTACAAGGAAAATATACTTGTATTTTATCACCAGTGGTGACGGGTGTATTCGCCCATGAAAGTTTTGGCCATAAAAGTGAAGCAGACTTTATGGTAGGTGATGAAACCATGAAAAGAGAATGGGCTATTGGAAAAAGAGTTGGAGCCGATATATTAAACATTATTGATACCGGTACAGTCGAAGGTTCAGGATATATACCTTTTGATGATGAAGGCTGTAAGGCAAAAGTAAATTACATTATTAAGGACGGTATTTTAACAGGACGCCTCCACAGTGGTGCTACAGCAGCTATATTAGAGGAAGAACCTACTGGCAATGCAAGAGCTATAAATTTTGAATTTGAGCCAATTGTTCGTATGACCACAACGTATATAGGAGCAGGTACCCAGACCAAAGAGGAGTTAATAGAAAGTGTGAAAGAAGGTATCTATATTGATGATTTAAGGCATGGCTCCGGTATGACTACCTTTACTATTGCACCTAACAGGGCTTATATGATTCGGGACGGAAAACTAGCTGAACCTGTAAGAGTTTCTGTTATATCAGGTAATGTTATGAATACCTTGTATGAGATTGATGGGGCATCAAACTCTATTGAGTTATACTCCTTTGCATTGGGTGGCTGTGGTAAGATGGATCAGTATCCGCTGCCGGTAGGTTTTGGCGGTCCATATATACGAGTTCATAATATCCAGGTACAATAATTAATGAAGTAAAGAATATTTTACACTTTTTATTTGGGCAGTATCACACAGCTTTTGATAAGTATGGGTGTATAGTTTGTACTCTATAATTTGTGTATGCATACGCGAAGCAGCGTAGAAATGAGGTAGATATGATTAAGGAATTATATAAAACCATTCAAAAGGAAACACAATTAATTATTACCCAAAGTAAAATAGATGCGGTAATGAAGAAGAATATAACAAAGAGCGGATGCAGGGTTTATGACAATGGCTGCATAGGTGTCGCAGGAACGTTAGGCGAAGCTACAGAAGCAACCTGGGAAGAAGCTGTTAAGAATCTTAAAAAGAAGATTGCATATCCTTATGAAGTGGAGCAGAATAAAATTAGAACAAGAGATTTACGCAAGCTAACTATATCGGACGAAGAATTTATAGCAGTTATGGAAGGAGTGTTAGGTACATTAAAAAGTGAATTTCCGGAGTTTATCTTAAGTCATAAAATTCTTATCGTTGAAACAGAGGAAGAACTTAAAAATGACGCAGGTCTGCATTACCGTAATCTGGATAAAACTGTACAAATCGGTTTATTAGTAAAGCATGTAGATTCCTTGGATATTATTGATTCTGCTATTATGTTTGAAGGCCGTGAGCTTGATCTTGACAGTTTCTTATTTGATGCCAGAGCCATGCTTCGTGCTTTTACAATAAAGGCAGAAGTACCGAAACAGGATAAAGTACCGATTATTATTCAAACCTTAGAACTGAATAAGAAGCTTACGCAATCCTTAAATGGGGAAGCAGTTGGTCACGGAACATCCATCTTTTGCGATAAAATCGGAAAAAAAGCCTTTTCCTCTTCCTTTCATTACTTGGTAGATCGTTCGGAGAAAGGGTATCATCGTCCGTTTTTTGATGCAGAAGGTGTAACGATTGAAGGTGATAGATTATATTTAATCAAAGATGGTGTGCTTGAAAGACCATTTACAGATAAAAAACAAGCCGGGATATTTTCCTATCAATTAACCAGTACAAGCAGTGGAAGCTATGATGAAGTACCAAGTCTTGATTACCCTGCTTTAACTATTGAAGCAGGAGATAAGAAGCTTAAGGAACTTTTAAATGGAGAGTTAGGTATTCTGGTTATTTTCATTAGCGGAGGTGAATACACCAATGATGGAAACTTTGCATCTCCGGTACAAATGTCTTATCTAACAGATGGAGAGAAATTATACGGTAGACTTCCTGAACTTAATATAACTGGTAACCTTTACGAAATATTTGGTGAGGATTATCTGGGGGTAACGAACGATAAGGTTATTAGCGGAGAAGAGGCTTTAGTGGTACGTATGAAAGTACATACATATTAAGTCTAGTCCTGAAAAATGACAGATTTTATAAAAATTAGTGTATAGGTAAGGGAGAAAAAGTTAAGGAGGTCTTTATGGGCAAAGAAAAAAACGGGTTGCTCTATATTTTGTCTGGAATTCTTATGATGTTATGTTTAGGAACGGTATATTCTTATAGTATATTCCGCCCCTATGTAGAGGAATTTTATCAGGCAGGAACAACAGAAAGCGGATTGCCTTACATGTTCTCCCTGGCTTTTTATGCACTATTTATGATGATTACCGGTAAATTTATAGGTAGCTGTAAACTTGGGACTCTTACTAGAATAGGGGGATTATTAGTAGGAAGCGGATGGATATTATCCGGTTTTGCAGATAATATCTTTGTTTTAACAATCACGTATGGTATGGTGCTTGGTGCAGGGGTTGGTATTCTTTACGGAGTACCTCTTAATTTAGTAACAAGTTGGTTTCCGAAACAAAAAGGTGCTGCTACCGGGCTTGTGCTGGTAGGTTTCGGACTTTCTCCGGTAGTTACTGCACCTATGGCAGAGGGATATTTGGAGCTGTATGGTCTTCATAAAACCTTTCAGATTCTCGGACTAGGCTTTTTTATAATATTATTGTTACTTTCTTTTCTTTTTCGCTATCCATCACAGAGTGTATCAGAAAGCAAAGTGATAGCGGCAAGAAATTTGTTCTGGGATGGTTCTTTTCGTGGGCTTTATCTTACCTTTACGATTGGTACCATGATTGGGCTTTTAATAGTAGGTATGACTGCCAATGTAGGAACAGAGTTAATTGGTATATCAACGGATGGAATTTCCTGGTATATAGCGGTATTTGCTGTATTTAACGGTGCCGGCAGACCGTTCTTTGGCTGGCTGGCAGATAAGGTATCATTTCAGAAGGCTATGATGACGTCCTATTTGTCACTAATACTTGGTGCGGGTCTTTTACTGATAGCTGATAAAGGTAATCTAATCTTATATGTAACCGGCTTTGCTATATTCTGGTTTAATCTGGGAGGCTGGCTGGCAATTGCACCTGCTGCTACGATGTATTTGTTTGGCACTTCTAATTACAGCAGAAACTACGGAATTGTTTTTACAGCTTATGGCATAGGTGCTATTGCCGGAGTATTAGTATCCGGTAAGCTAAAAGAGAGTTTCACCAGTTATACTGCTGTATTTATCTTTATTATACTGCTATGTATCCTTGGTTTGTTTATCAAAAGTAAGACGATATGGAAGAGGAAGGAACTGCTAGATTAATGTAGTACGTATGAAAAATCAGTAGATACCGTTTATTAAAACGGCGTCTACTGATTGTGTTTAAGAGCATATTATTTTAAAGCTTACTTTTGAAAGGCTTTCCAAAAGTCACCTTCTTTATCAATGACATTGGTCAATTCGTCAAAGGATATTTTAAATTCCGGGAAACCGGCTGCATAAGGAGCTATTTCATAAGGGTAAAAATAAAGAGTGATTCCGTCCTGCTCAAGGAAGAAGTTCTGATTATCTGCAATGGAATCAAAGCTATCTTCAAAATAGAAATCTTCTTCCGAATCAGCGCTTTCTATTTTAGTTTGAATAATTGTATTAATAGGTGTAATATAGTCCGTATCTTTTATAAACAAATCAGCTAGAGAATAGAATACACCGGTTGTAAGGTCTACAAAATAGTATTGCTTAATCGGCATACCGTGGGCAGCTCCAAAATAATAATCATAGCCTGTTTGTATTATAATTAGCAGATTGCCAAGCTGAGAGGCCGTATAATCGTCTTCTACGGTTAATTCGTCATCCTTAGTCAAACCTGTTCTTGGTGAAATAAAGATATCTTTTAGCCTATCATTCACACTTTTTTGAATCTCTTCAGAAGACATACCTTCTATTACAGGATAATTAACAACAACATACTTATTTGGTTTGAACTTAAAGCTTTTAACCGTAACACCAGACGGAAGAGTTGTTTCATCTGCCATTTTCCAAAGGATGGTACCGTCCTTTTTCAGATATAAAAGGCTATTGTCTACTTCGGCTTTTACAATACCATTAGATATTGTCATAGTACCTCGGCCTTCCAATTTAGGTAAAGACGTTACTTCTTTACCATTTGTATCAATAAAGTAAGTATTCGTATCATCTGTAACTGAGACATAATTCTCAGAAAAGGTGCTGACATCATAAAGCGTAAATTCGGTTAACTGTTCCCCCTTGTTGTTATATAATGCAAAGGGTCTGTAGTAAGAATTAAAATGTTCTTTTCCTTCTTCCATCTCACCCATAACTGCAAATAAATCATTTCCTAGATATTGTATCGCAGAATATACGGAATACGCACTAGTGTACTCAAAGGATAAGACAGATTCCCCTTTGTAATTAACAACACCTGTTTTGCCACCTTCATTGGTATAAACAACATAACCATCCACGAATTGATCCATGTTTGAATATTCAGGGGCTAGCTTATGGGATTCCAGTACAGTACCATTTTTATCAATGAGGCTGATGGTATCATCAATAAGTACATAGGCCTGGTTATTGCTGTTAAAGGAATCGGCTCGGTCATAAATTGGGTCAATTATTAACTTACCTGTCCCATCCACATATCCGCTTTTAAGGCTATTTTCAGATTCTACACTTACAACGGAAGCTCCATTTTTAAAGGGTGAAATAGTATATGGACTTTTATAAATTATCTTACCGGCAGTGTCAATAAGTAAGGATTTACCGGTGGTATCTGTTACAACTGCATACCCTTCCGAAAAATCAGAAGCAGAATAATATACGGGTTCGATGACGAAATTTCCCTTATCATCCATGTATCCATATCTTTTGTCCTCATTTACTACGGTATAAGCAGGGTAGAGCACCTTCGTTTTATCATCATCTTCCGGCAAAACCACCTCTGTAGCAGTTGGTGTAACAGTTACGGTGCTCTCTATATTTGTGTCATTCTTTCCAGACACTTCTACACCTTCGTTTGAATTTTTCTTACTACATCCTGTAACCAGGATAATGACAATCGCAAGAAAAAGTGGCAACTTAATTCTTTTCATTTGTTTCCTCCTCTAAATCGTTTTGCGTATACTTTCAATTGAAGATATACTTTACTTAAGCATTGACCTAATTATAGCAAGAGAAGGAGTTGTTTTCAAATTAAGTTTGTATGACGATTCTTTTACAATACAGTAAAAGAGTATTACATTAATTTTTTCTATGTGAACGAAGTATTACTGTATTCCTGGTTTATTAACAGCCATATCATATCGATTTCAGCCAAAGCACTTTTTAAATAGCTACATGCATATCTGGAGTAAGATTATAAATAGTAGGATTGTCTGATTATGTACTATTATATGTTTCGTTATTTTATATAAATACCAATTAAGATTTGACATTATTGGTTTTTAAGGATAGAATAATGATAGTTGATATATAGATATAAAAAAAGAGTGATAGTTTTGCTGGTTGTTTTATATTTTCAGGTAACTATTGAAATTTATCATAAAAGGCGGTGAAAGCAATGGGAGATAAAAATCCAAAAAAAGCTCCAAAGAAAAAGAAAACGGTTGAGAAATCAAATGCACAGGTTACTTCTTCAGCCGACACCTCCAAAAAAACAAAATAATGTTAAAGTCAAGGTGCTGTTGTAGCTATTCTGCAACAGCACCTTGACCTTTTGTAGGGCTGTCTTTACTTTATATTAACTTGTATAACTTTACCAAGTAAGGTTACATTTATTAATAGAATGATAAAGTAAAAACCTTTTGTAAATAAAAAAATTAGGGGAGGTAGTAGTAAGGCAGGACAAACATCTAGTTTGGATAGCAAAATTGAGAGTAAGAGTGAAAGAAAATAGAAAGATGAAAGGATGCCATAGGTTACTTCTTCACTCCCTTTAAATGTGGCAGTATCACAGCTAACTTGTGATATAAAACAGGTAAACAATATGAGGAACAGACGAATACAGGAATCCATTGTTGGAATCGTCAAAAACCCTACAAAAGAAGAGGCGATAAAGCGGGTCTTAGACTTGCTGCCGGTTAAAGATATTATAAAGAATGGAGATAGAGTTGTTATTACGCCCAATTGGGTAAATGACAAGGCGCCGGGTACAGGTACCATAGTAGGCCCGGATACTTTAAGATACCTAATCCGTTATGTAAAAGACTTTAATCCCAAGGAAATCATTATTGCTACTGGGTCAGGCGGAGTTGAAACAACCCAGGTCTTTCATAAGTATGGCTACACTAAAGTAATTGAAGAAGAAAAAGTTACTTTTATCGATTTGAATTACGGACCCTTTTGTATGCTGCCTTTAGGACATTCTATCATTGGGCAGACAGAAATAAATCAAGTGCTTATGAATCTGGATGTATTAATTAGCTTTACACAATTAAAACAGCACGAGGAGGCAACAATGAGTGCTTCTATTAAAAATATTGCACTTGGCTGGCCTCCGGCAAGTATACATGGATTCCCTAAAAAGCAGCTAGGTATACACGAGGATCTTCACGGATTTATTTATGCAATGGCGAAAAAAATTCCAATTGATTTGGCCATTGTAAGTGCGGATAAGGCGATGATTGGTACAGGACCATCCGATGGTAAGGCAGTAAATACTGGTGGCTTAATACTGGCAGGTACGGATGCCGTTGCAGTGGATGCTATAGGTGCCAGGCTGTTGGGATTCCTGCCTCAGGCTGTACATTATCTGTACCGATTATATCAGGATGGGGTTGGAGAAGCAGACCCGAAAGCCATGACAATAAAAGGACTACCTGTTATAGAGGCTGAGAAAATCTTTTCAAAAGCAGCTTATGGAGAGGAGATTACATTAGATAAGAATAACACACTAAAAGATATTCATGGAAATACCTAAGTACCTGACTTAAAAATGGATGGATAAGAATGGTTATATGCACGGATGGATAGTAAATAAGTTCCTCTGTACCTGCTATAGTCTCATTAAATTCTAGTATCGTTTTAAGCAACATTGTATATGTTTTATGTATACAAAACGGGAATGGTCTTCTGACAGTATAGCAGGTTACATTAGAACTTTTTTATATTGAAGATTTCTTTGTATAATGGATAAATACTTTTTGATAAAACTAAATAATTATTTAAGGCAACAGCCAGATTAATGTAAAGGAAATTATAAGCTGTATAATTGCAAATTTGAAAACCACCTGGGTATTGGACCAGTTTGAATTTTTTCTGACATGGTCATGTAGGGGGGTACGGGTGTTTTTCAAAATTCTGATTTTACAAAAACGTA
The nucleotide sequence above comes from Anaerocolumna cellulosilytica. Encoded proteins:
- a CDS encoding TldD/PmbA family protein encodes the protein MYQFPKDLYTDVRIETVSNTNITLENYQVTQNKAKTDIGAMIRIYDGSRWYYSATTDVANIQQEIDALAKMAEPNTEVYNTPVVKRLEVNVEKAFTYEDTDVTKIDNQIKLELLQSYIPVLKEYEQLKMTRMYYLDKHIVKHIVSSKGTDVTFDTQTCNIAIRYTVQMKDVPHQGSENLSGLRIEDLYNKQSKVKKTVEQDIAFCQNAVPVVQGKYTCILSPVVTGVFAHESFGHKSEADFMVGDETMKREWAIGKRVGADILNIIDTGTVEGSGYIPFDDEGCKAKVNYIIKDGILTGRLHSGATAAILEEEPTGNARAINFEFEPIVRMTTTYIGAGTQTKEELIESVKEGIYIDDLRHGSGMTTFTIAPNRAYMIRDGKLAEPVRVSVISGNVMNTLYEIDGASNSIELYSFALGGCGKMDQYPLPVGFGGPYIRVHNIQVQ
- a CDS encoding ArsR/SmtB family transcription factor, translated to MKQKLLKELNLVREVYTLLYNHCNEITFQQLKDGLLQKFQLDKRTTDCLDTLILISEYITKRLTTPKERLDFYFKKLHETELYFAWFVLAPDEGYQLKSLSEIAKDCKTLTQEEQINKMYSYVKYSRMIYEEDKEEKSEVTFHDFYQALNKAELLAEEKWHIVNILYDLNPYLEELVTIVQEAQTLLLECQKEIDVILDEFYKYWSNKFLSTNVYDYIKEATGSEFNKDQQYAVILPSLTMCNGIGFYSEDKNPEGDTIYIGVLYGENFHPGMKKEKDIFLSQYLKLLSDKSKFDILMNIKDKKVYGAELAKLLNLSTPTISYHMTALLNAGLVNIERENKRIYYFMNKEKMAEFIKTMESLFL
- a CDS encoding DUF362 domain-containing protein; its protein translation is MRNRRIQESIVGIVKNPTKEEAIKRVLDLLPVKDIIKNGDRVVITPNWVNDKAPGTGTIVGPDTLRYLIRYVKDFNPKEIIIATGSGGVETTQVFHKYGYTKVIEEEKVTFIDLNYGPFCMLPLGHSIIGQTEINQVLMNLDVLISFTQLKQHEEATMSASIKNIALGWPPASIHGFPKKQLGIHEDLHGFIYAMAKKIPIDLAIVSADKAMIGTGPSDGKAVNTGGLILAGTDAVAVDAIGARLLGFLPQAVHYLYRLYQDGVGEADPKAMTIKGLPVIEAEKIFSKAAYGEEITLDKNNTLKDIHGNT
- a CDS encoding metallopeptidase TldD-related protein — encoded protein: MIKELYKTIQKETQLIITQSKIDAVMKKNITKSGCRVYDNGCIGVAGTLGEATEATWEEAVKNLKKKIAYPYEVEQNKIRTRDLRKLTISDEEFIAVMEGVLGTLKSEFPEFILSHKILIVETEEELKNDAGLHYRNLDKTVQIGLLVKHVDSLDIIDSAIMFEGRELDLDSFLFDARAMLRAFTIKAEVPKQDKVPIIIQTLELNKKLTQSLNGEAVGHGTSIFCDKIGKKAFSSSFHYLVDRSEKGYHRPFFDAEGVTIEGDRLYLIKDGVLERPFTDKKQAGIFSYQLTSTSSGSYDEVPSLDYPALTIEAGDKKLKELLNGELGILVIFISGGEYTNDGNFASPVQMSYLTDGEKLYGRLPELNITGNLYEIFGEDYLGVTNDKVISGEEALVVRMKVHTY
- a CDS encoding MFS transporter, coding for MGKEKNGLLYILSGILMMLCLGTVYSYSIFRPYVEEFYQAGTTESGLPYMFSLAFYALFMMITGKFIGSCKLGTLTRIGGLLVGSGWILSGFADNIFVLTITYGMVLGAGVGILYGVPLNLVTSWFPKQKGAATGLVLVGFGLSPVVTAPMAEGYLELYGLHKTFQILGLGFFIILLLLSFLFRYPSQSVSESKVIAARNLFWDGSFRGLYLTFTIGTMIGLLIVGMTANVGTELIGISTDGISWYIAVFAVFNGAGRPFFGWLADKVSFQKAMMTSYLSLILGAGLLLIADKGNLILYVTGFAIFWFNLGGWLAIAPAATMYLFGTSNYSRNYGIVFTAYGIGAIAGVLVSGKLKESFTSYTAVFIFIILLCILGLFIKSKTIWKRKELLD
- a CDS encoding WG repeat-containing protein, with amino-acid sequence MKRIKLPLFLAIVIILVTGCSKKNSNEGVEVSGKNDTNIESTVTVTPTATEVVLPEDDDKTKVLYPAYTVVNEDKRYGYMDDKGNFVIEPVYYSASDFSEGYAVVTDTTGKSLLIDTAGKIIYKSPYTISPFKNGASVVSVESENSLKSGYVDGTGKLIIDPIYDRADSFNSNNQAYVLIDDTISLIDKNGTVLESHKLAPEYSNMDQFVDGYVVYTNEGGKTGVVNYKGESVLSFEYTSAYSVYSAIQYLGNDLFAVMGEMEEGKEHFNSYYRPFALYNNKGEQLTEFTLYDVSTFSENYVSVTDDTNTYFIDTNGKEVTSLPKLEGRGTMTISNGIVKAEVDNSLLYLKKDGTILWKMADETTLPSGVTVKSFKFKPNKYVVVNYPVIEGMSSEEIQKSVNDRLKDIFISPRTGLTKDDELTVEDDYTASQLGNLLIIIQTGYDYYFGAAHGMPIKQYYFVDLTTGVFYSLADLFIKDTDYITPINTIIQTKIESADSEEDFYFEDSFDSIADNQNFFLEQDGITLYFYPYEIAPYAAGFPEFKISFDELTNVIDKEGDFWKAFQK